One Setaria italica strain Yugu1 chromosome I, Setaria_italica_v2.0, whole genome shotgun sequence DNA window includes the following coding sequences:
- the LOC101757746 gene encoding F-box protein FBW2, translating to MGECEDAEEYRCWEELLPDALGLIFRNLPLQEVLTVVPRVCKSWGRVVAGPYCWQEIDIEEWSQQQSKPEQIGRMVEMLVGRSGGSCRRISVSGLPCDPLLSFIGDRARALRALEIPRSEISDSIVETVAPRLSNVTFLDISSCTKIGARALEAFGKHCKSLVGLRRVMHPIDLVDKECQHDEAHAIARSMPKLRHLEMGYMLIRTEAVAEILGQCRDLKFLDLRGCWAVDDKLLRERHPGLRVLGPRVEDCYENTYWEECSDYSDDDSSIYSWEFMDDVDGYYAVGSDDEAIWDDGQGLENLEVRFYGGGFSESLAGFDWPPSP from the exons ATGGGGGAGTGCGAGGACGCCGAGGAGTACAGGTGCTGGGAGGAGCTGTTGCCGGACGCGCTGGGCCTCATCTTCCGCAACCTTCCGCTccaggaggtgctcaccgtcgTGCCGCGGGTGTgcaagtcctggggtcgggtggtCGCCGGCCCCTACTGCTGGCAGGAGATCGACATCGAGGAGTGGAGCCAGCAGCAGAGCAAACCGGAGCAGATCGGCCGCATGGTCGAGATGCTCgtcggccgcagcggcggctcGTGCCGCCGCATCAGCGTCTCCGGGCTTCCCTGCGACCCGCTCCTCTCGTTCATAGGAGACCG CGCGCGAGCTCTTCGGGCCCTGGAGATTCCACGGAGCGAGATCAGCGACTCCATCGTGGAGACCGTGGCGCCGCGGCTCTCCAACGTCACCTTCCTGGACATCAGCAGCTGCACCAAGATCGGCGCCCGCGCCCTGGAGGCGTTCGGCAAGCACTGCAAGTCCCTGGTGGGGCTCCGGCGCGTGATGCACCCGATCGACCTGGTGGACAAGGAGTGCCAGCACGACGAGGCCCACGCCATCGCCCGCAGCATGCCCAAGCTCCGGCACCTGGAGATGGGGTACATGCTGATCCggacggaggcggtggcggagatcCTGGGGCAGTGCCGCGACCTCAAGTTCCTGGACCTGCGCGGGTGCTGGGCCGTGGACGACAAGCTCCTGCGGGAGCGCCACCCGGGGCTCCGCGTCCTGGGCCCGCGCGTCGAGGACTGCTACGAGAACACCTACTGGGAGGAGTGCTCCGACTACTCGGACGACGACTCCTCCATCTACTCGTGGGAGTTCATGGACGACGTCGACGGCTACTACGCCGTCGGCAGCGACGACGAGGCCATCTGGGACGACGGCCAGGGGCTCGAGAACCTCGAGGTCAGGTTCTACGGCGGCGGGTTCAGCGAGAGCTTGGCCGGCTTCGACTGGCCACCGTCGCCGTGA
- the LOC101757345 gene encoding polyadenylate-binding protein 2, which translates to MDEEEHEVYGQEIPEDGDMDGADVDMAAGGDDAAKLQELDEMKRRLKEMEEEAAALRDMQAKVAKEMQGGDPSASTAEAKEQVDARSVYVGNVDYACTPEEVQQHFQACGTVNRVTILTDKFGQPKGFAYVEFLEQEAVQEALNLNESELHGRQIKVAPKRTNVPGMKQRPPRGYNPYHGYPYRSYGAPYFPPYGYGRAPRFRRPMRYRPYF; encoded by the exons ATGGACGAGGAAGAGCACGAGGTTTACGGCCAGGAGATCCCGGAGGACGGCGACATGGACGGCGCCGACGTCGAtatggccgccggcggggacgaCGCGGCGAAG CTGCAGGAGCTCGACGAGATGAAGCGCAGGTtgaaggagatggaggaggaggctgctgCCCTCCGTGATATGCAGGCCAAGGTCGCCAAGGAGATGCAAG GAGGTGACCCTAGTGCATCTACAGCTGAGGCAAAGGAGCAGGTGGATGCCCGCTCTGTCTATGTTGGAAAT GTTGATTATGCATGTACACCGGAAGAAGTGCAGCAGCACTTCCAAGCTTGTGGAACTGTCAATCGGGTGACAATCTTGACTGACAAGTTTGGGCAGCCAAAAGGTTTTGCCTATGTTGAATTTCTGGAACAAGAAGCTGTCCAGGAGGCTCTTAATTTGAATGAATCTGAATTGCATGGTCGCCAGATTAAG GTTGCACCAAAGAGGACTAATGTTCCTGGGATGAAGCAGCGTCCACCACGTGGATATAACCCCTACCACGGCTACCCTTATAGATCATATGGAGCACCGTACTTCCCCCCATATGGATATGG GAGGGCTCCAAGATTCCGCCGGCCTATGCGCTACAGACCTTACTTCTGA